The Ricinus communis isolate WT05 ecotype wild-type chromosome 8, ASM1957865v1, whole genome shotgun sequence sequence aaaaaaataaaaaccctcctcttttcttttctttttttccttgaaTATGGCTAAACGTAAACTCAAGCTCagcttaaataattattactgACTTCAATTTGAATTAGTTTAGCTTGAGGGTTAATTCAGAGTTCACAGGCTCTTACTCATATAAACTTCAATTCAGGAAATCTCAATCAGTTTGAATCCTGAATTAACTGTATACAATTTACAGCCTATTCAAAATGAGCAATCAAGTTAAAATGGGTACtccaattatttattttatttatgtttatataaCAACTGTTAATTAAGATTGTAAGTCGATAATGTTTGAAGTAAAAGGTCTCCAAACTGGACCCTCAAGGAGAAGGACAATGCTAGAACGGAACACGCATCCATCTGATATTTAAATTAGTCATCTAGCATGAAAATGgaactataataaaaaagaagaagagaaagaaaaattttaagttagaGTAGAGATAGTTTCTCGATTGagacaaaaaatatttttttatctaataatttagAGCATTATCTTATAGAACATTTCTCATGAGACCTAAATCGATCGTAAAATAATAtctcaaaaatttaatattcttaaattaaaatatctgtCCCACATTGTCTCCACAAGCAAACACAACAACAAGAGGAAGGAGTAGGAAGTTCCCTTTACAATTTCCCCACttgaaaacaaaaacattCATTGACAAAACCCCAAAACTCACACCCTTCTCCTCTCTTTCCTTCCCCAaaaatctcttcttctttacTCCTCTTCCCAAGCACACACACACTCGCACAGACACACACACAAACCATGGCTATGCCCATCTCCAAACTCGAGCAACAACAACAATGTTCTCACTACTACACTCCCATACCGTGCCAGCACGACGATAACTACGTCGTTTTACAACCTCTTGATCACCACCGCTTCCCCACCATTCGCCTACCCCCTCGGCGAATACTCATTGTCACCGGCGTTATCTTCCTCCTGATCTCTGTCATCTACCTCTTCTGGCCGTCCGATCCTACTCTCAAGATCGTACGCTTACGCTTGAACAAACTACACATCCACACTTTGCCCATAATCAACATTGACGTATCATTGCATGTTACTGTAAAAGTACGCAACGTTGATGTGTATTCTATGGATTTTACACATCTCGACATCGCTCTTAGGTATAGAGGGAAGAGGCTAGGGCACGTGAGGTCTGGACAAGGTCACGTGAGGGCATTGGCTTCGTCTTATGTGGATGCTGAGCTGGAGTTTAGTGGGGTAGGAGTGTTGTCTGATGTGGTGTTCTTGCTCGAGGACTTGGCCAGGGGTAAGGTGCCGTTTGATACTGTTACTAAGGTTGATGGCAAATTTGGGTTCTTGTTCTTTGGGATGCCTTTGAAGGTAATGTACAtgaagttctttttttttttttctattattatattatatgattgttttcttattcgTAGGATATGCTAGAGATAGTCATTGTTCTTGAAATTTCTAAGTCATTAAAATTAGCTCAGTGGTAATAAAATCACTCTAGaccattattaattaattgtcttcagaaatgtaaaattaatgGTTAGAATCTCAATTGTAGGTCAGTAAGAGAAAAGTGAAAATCTCCACACAGAGGACAATAAAATGTTGATCTACTTAGTCAACATATCGCGCTACAGATATAATACTTACCCCGACGATAAATGCATATTTCAATTTAagtaaaatatgaaattcaactttttctttccttaattGTAACTCAAAAGTGTTGTACTTACTGATCTATATAAGGCCGCAAGATTTTGGGTGAAAGTGCATATGTAATTTATTACAATTAGACAGAAAATATGacaagataaaattaatattcttgcCTGACACTTTACAGCTATCAATAGATTAACGTAGAAGCAGACTTTACTTGATGCTTGTAAAAGTCACAAGAGAATTCTCATAAGCAAGTTCTATTAAATCAAAGGTTTGTTAATAGTCAA is a genomic window containing:
- the LOC8274529 gene encoding uncharacterized protein LOC8274529; translated protein: MAMPISKLEQQQQCSHYYTPIPCQHDDNYVVLQPLDHHRFPTIRLPPRRILIVTGVIFLLISVIYLFWPSDPTLKIVRLRLNKLHIHTLPIINIDVSLHVTVKVRNVDVYSMDFTHLDIALRYRGKRLGHVRSGQGHVRALASSYVDAELEFSGVGVLSDVVFLLEDLARGKVPFDTVTKVDGKFGFLFFGMPLKARMSCEILINTTNQTIVRQNCSTEM